The Dyadobacter sp. 676 DNA window GCGGATTTTTACCCAAAGTGTTCAGCATGGGCGGGGCTATCACCATCGAACGCTCCTGGCGGGCCAATGGCGAGGACGTCAAGCGCCAGCTCGACACTTCTGCGCAGGACCGCATCGGAATGGGCCTGCAGCATGGATGGGTGGTGAGTTTTCCGCAGGGGACTACCAAACCGTATGCCCCTGTACGCAAGGGCACCGCGCACTTAATTAATGACCATCGGCCGATCGTGATCCCGGTCGTCATTAATGGTTTCAGAAGGGCTTTTGATAAAAAAGGATTGCGTTTCAAAAAACGGAATACCCGGCTGACCGTGCATTTCAAACCTCCCATGCATTTCCAGCCCGGTGAATCGGTGGAGGAAATGGTTGCACGTGTTACGCAGGCGATCGAGCAGGAGCCGCCACACGACGCCCCGCAGCAGTCTGATATCTAGCACGATATACTTTTGTACAAACCAACGCCTATGGGAAAGAAAGTATTGATTACCGGCGGCACCGGGCTTGTCGGCATGCGACTGACCCAGATGCTGCTCGATAAAGGCTATGAAGTCGCGTT harbors:
- a CDS encoding lysophospholipid acyltransferase family protein, with the protein product MSFKKITYSALPPWLARLDFLGLFEKDPFGNFLVIKRLLIFILGWFTYYRYTAVNKIRITGTENLMDLPDQGVLFLSNHQTYFADVIAFFHIFCAVKWGYKDTISPPFYLLSPRARMYYVAAAETMKGGFLPKVFSMGGAITIERSWRANGEDVKRQLDTSAQDRIGMGLQHGWVVSFPQGTTKPYAPVRKGTAHLINDHRPIVIPVVINGFRRAFDKKGLRFKKRNTRLTVHFKPPMHFQPGESVEEMVARVTQAIEQEPPHDAPQQSDI